The sequence ATTGTCAGCGGCCTGAAGAAGGCGTGTGAGAAGCGGCCCGTCTCCACCGACCAGTTGGAGGAGACGGTGGTAGCCATCGAGCGGCAGTTGCAGGGGATGGGCGAGAAGGAAGTGCCCTCGTCCGTCATCGGCGAGGAGGTCATGCGCCGCCTGCGGCAGTTGGACGAGGTGGCGTACGTGCGCTTCGCGTCCGTCTACCGGAGCTTCCGCGACATCGCGGAGTTCATGGACGAGCTGAAGCCGCTGCTCGAGTCGGAAGAGCGTGAGCGAAAGGCGAAGGCGCCGCCGGGCACGGACGGTTAAAGAGGGAACATGCGGCTGCTGACGCGGGCACGGATGGATGCAACGAGGGCGCCCCGGGCGAAGCGGGCGGCGGACTTCGACCGCGCCGTGGCCGAGTTCTTCATGCGCATCGCCCTGGAGGAGGCGGCCAAGGGCCTGGGCCGCACGAGCCCCAATCCGGTGGTGGGCGCGGTGCTGGTGAAGGGCGGCCGCATCATCGCCCGCGGCTACCACAAGAAGGCGGGCACGGCGCACGCGGAAGTCGTGGCGCTGGAGGCGGCGGGCTCGAAGGCGAAGGGCGCGGACCTCTACACGACGCTGGAGC comes from Pyxidicoccus parkwaysis and encodes:
- the nrdR gene encoding transcriptional regulator NrdR — its product is MRCPFCQDAENKVIDSRESHEGSVIRRRRECLACKRRFTTYERVEELYPLIVKKDGRREQFDREKIVSGLKKACEKRPVSTDQLEETVVAIERQLQGMGEKEVPSSVIGEEVMRRLRQLDEVAYVRFASVYRSFRDIAEFMDELKPLLESEERERKAKAPPGTDG